The genome window TTCTCAACAGTCACTATATGTCTGAGTTCATAATCTCCGAGGATTTAAGAACCTTGATGCTGAGCTGCGGCCCAGCGGTGTTGATAGCAGAAGCTTATCTCCATGGACTTAAGCAAAGCGTCAAGACAGAACATCGGCAATAAGAATTACAGGAAGACCCACTTGGGAAAATCTCCAAAATTACGCTCTATGAAAGAAGGCATTCATTTTTGTCTACGTTCTACCAGCTAAGACATTCCTTCCATTCGTCCCACTCGCCGTCCATTCCGTTGGGTCGTCTACGGAATTGGACACTCACTTGGCGAGTTTCATAATCAATCCCCCACCCGAGGCCATGAAGCCTCTTGAACTCTGGAATCGGCTCGTTTTCGTCGAGACCTAGCTCCTCGATTTCCTTCGCCCTCCGTGACACAGCCGTCAGGATCGGCGCTTCCCAGACTACATCTGGACACGGCGCCGAGGACAACAAGTCGATGGCCTCCTGCCGGACCGCCGAGTCTCGACATTTGGTTGCGACAAAATACAATGGGTATATGACGCCCATCTTTATGGGAACGCCGACGAGCGAAGTTGCGACTGTGCTCTGACAGCAGGCGTTGGATGTTCTCACCAGGGAAAGAATCCGCTTGAACGCATCGAGGAACCGATCATACAGCGTTTCCTCAGCATAGACGGATGTGGATACAGTCACGAGTGCGATGTAATACTGGATGAGCAGAAGAGAAGCGCGCGCAGAAGTCTGCGGGCTGCCCTGGGCTTTCTGGCACGAATAGGAGTACCCGAATGCCGACTTCCAGAGCTCCAGACGCGACTGCAGGGTCTGAGTATATGCGACCAGCTCCAGCGGAACGCCATCTGGTTGATAGGTACGGTAGAAGTTCCCTCCATTACGGTAAAAATGGATGACTCGAGCGTACTCCTCCATCAAGCAGGTCTCGGCCTGATTGAAGGAGTCGAAGACGTAGGGGATCGGGGGCATTTCTTCGGGGACGGTGACGGGGGTGCGAATCCCGACATACAGCGATGCTTGCATGTCCATTCGCGCATATGCTCTTTGGATATCCGAGTCGATATTTCCCAAAGGGCCCACATTGAGGACAATCTTCAAACACATCTCCAGGTGACTCAACCCGGCAAGGTAATCCCGCATAAGAATCTCAAACCATATACAGACGATGCCACAGAGCAGGGCTACCTGGGTAAGATATCTGTCGTTCCCCATCTCCATGATCAATTCCTGCAAGGAAGCCAACGCTTTGCCATACTTCTTCAGCCCGAAAAGATACCGACTGCTCCGAGGAGGTGCATCAAACCCATGTATACCCACTGAGCCATTCTCCAGTTGTTCCTGCATGAGCGCGCTCAGAGCGACAACACCACGACGAATAGCAATCTCCTGGTGCATGGCTTGGATCATGAGAGCTCGCCAGGCTGCGTATTCGCCGCCACAACCCGGCATGTCCCGGGAGAGACGCTCGATGAAGTATTGCACATAGCGAGCGTCTTGTTCGCTTTCTTCCCATAGCCTGGGAAATTGTCGCATTCTCACTGTGGAAGTCAATGTCCATATCTGGGTGAATGAGACTGCAACTGGGCTAGTCTTCGTAAGAGAAGGGCCATCGCAGCGACGGCCTGTGCTTGTACAACGCTTGCAGGAGGGCCATGTCTCGTCGCAGCGGATCCGACGGGTTCTGTAGCAGCACGGAGATTGAGTCAGTAAATATCGTATCCGACGCATATGTACTTGTTTTCTCGTTGAGAGCGGAGGGGTCATACTTGCATGTTCGGCAACCGGTCCTTGATTTCGTATGGGCTCTGCGCATTGTACCGTGTCTTCCTTGCGTATCTCTATATAAGTATCGATATAATGGCAGTAACCGCAGTCGGCTGTTCTGCATCTGAAACAAAAGGGAAATACCCCATATTCATAGCAAGGCTGGATATCGGATATATCTCGGTATACTATGATCCACATTATTCCTATTCCGGATGAGCAATACGAACAGACCAATGGCACTAGCCATGTGCTGGGGGTGTTTCAATATCGGTCCAATCAATTTCCAGCTACATAAATAGCTAAAGAGCCGTCTCTCTGGGTCAAGAAGAGTTGTGGAGTCCTCTTGAGGCAGACACTTTTACGGCTGACCATTGCTCCGCTTTAGGCAAAACACCCAACTTCGAATGGTCGTGCTAATGTCTATTCCCCTGGCCAGTCTCAGCCAAAAAATGGCCCTCATCCTGCTGGGTCTTCAAGGGACAGGACATGGGGTCCTTCCAATGCCCTTTCAGACTCATTCCCGGGTGGAATATACTCATACCGCCACAGGCGATGACCATGCTCGCACCCTCGAGGATCATGAACGCAACCTCGTCATTGGCAAGGTCACTGCTGAACCCGCCGTTCAATTCGGCCGTACGAAAGATCGATcgaatgaagatgaggaaagtTGCAATTCCAATGCCTGATGTACTCTCAGTTCGGACTGTCCCTTGCAGGTGATTGTTTATGGATGTGGAACTAACCCCAGAGAAACCCCCTCCATTGCCAACAGCCACCGACGGAGAACACGCAGGACTGTGACTGTCGGTGTCTGCGCAGTCTCCACAGATAATCGAGGGCAAGCGCCATGAAGGCCCCCAGCGATGCAACCTGCGCTGCTAGCCCTGTGATCATGATATTGATCCCGGTATGGCGGAGGCCGTCTTGGTCCCGGCCTGCAGTGGCAGTCACAGCTCCACCTGCGGCCTGCAGAATGAGGCATAGAAGGTCGCAGGTCACGAAGATAATGGCATATGTTCGAGATTTAATTCTGGAGAAGCCTTCGCCGTAGACAATGATGACCCGTCCAAAACAGAGGTAGATCGCTGCGGTGATAAAAGCGGGTCCGATGGTAAGACAGATGAGGTACCTTGCTCCATTAACATCACGCGGGCCAGTTGATGGGACTTGAGCATCGGTACTTACTGGAGGAAGGCCGAGAAATTGAACGGATTTGAGTGAAGCATGAGGCGTCCGCCGTAGCCGACGACTTCAAGAAGGAGCCCGCCAGTCATGCAAGCGAGGTAGGACCAGGTGCGGGAGCGCAGTCCCTGATAGATCTGCACAACCAGCATGATAAGGAAGAGAGCTAAGTATAGGGCATTTCCCGGGAGACTGGGCATGTAGCGCACCAGAGCCCAGTCGAGGGGACATGTATCTAGCGTGCAGGGGGCCGTGATGGTCGGCATTGGTGCAGAGACCTGGGTTGATGGAGTAGGCATGGCTGCTCTCCTGTTCAGAGAAGTGTACAACTGAGAGGAAAGGATCAATGGCTAAGAGAACATCTACCTCCCATTTATATGTAGGCAGGATCTCTTTGATTCTCAGAATGTCACAATCAATACTAGGTAGTTTTGATATGCCAAGCCTGTATTCGTTCCCAGTGGGTCAGATCCGACCATGAACCACTGCGTGCTAGCTAAAATAACCTATTCTCGAGCCAATAGACTACTAGAATCGGGTTTCGTGGTTTGACTCCTTTTCCGCACTTCTTCGATAGATGCTACTGACTCAAAATGCCAGCAGTTGGGAGTCGTTCGGTCAACTGTCAGCTGAGAACCCCTGTTTCATTCGCACCGAAATGGATGCTTACTGTGGAGTATTCTCCATTCAAATATAGGTAGGGTGCAGATGGTAAGTCTGGACTTCGACAGTAGAGAGCTGTATCATAGAAGACGAAAAGATCAAAAAAGTGGGCACCAGTCAGGGGCCGTCGAGGATGCCAGCAAGCATTGAGACAGGATCCGACCCAGTTCCAGACTCGCGTTAGGACGGCCATGGTGTCCAATCCACATTGTCCAGCCACGCTGGATCGTCCAACCCGAACAGCGGCATTTGAGCATCAAATCCAAGGTACCCGAAGACGTCCTGGAGCCCCGTGTTGTAGTCCATGCTGGATGGAGCAGCTTCGTGGGTGGGTGGCGACTGAATATCGATGACCGTCTGCCACATCATCTGAAGCTTGTTCAAACATCGCCTCACAGATGGGCTGAGGCGTTCATGTGCACTAAGTACTGATACAGCTGTGTTCCATGACTCCGGGACCACAGTCCCGAAGAGATCAGGTCGCAGCATCGCTGCTATCAAATGCTGCATTGCAATGTAGATGTAGAAAACACGGTACCACCAGGGTATGAGTCCAGTCTTATCGGGTCGTGAGCACTCCTGAACCAGCATGATGAGTTTCTGTGCGTTGTCGACGCACAGCGTGGCGCATGTTTCGAGGATGCGATCGCCTATGCTCGTTTCAGCTGGTGGGGAAACTTTCTGCGTTTGCAGATACGATAAACAGAGGCGAGCTATGACAGGTCTCAGAAACACGATGCGTGTGTGCGCCAGACTAAGAAGCGCAGGCTTAGCCCTGCGTCTGATTGACGAACTCGCAACGAGGGCTCGTCACAACTCAccggagacgaagaagaatcagcCGTCCGTCGAAGGGATTAGCGGTTTCGCCTTTGGTCATATTGTACGGGACGGGGGGAAGTCTGTTTTCTAATCTAGTAAGGCATTCGTCGATCTGTAACACGGCACCTGGCCCGGCTTGGGTTGGTAGAAGGAAGTCCTGCCTGGCTGCTGCACTGCTGCCGGTGAGTACTTGAGAAAGACCAATGTAGCCGGTGATTTTGTTCAGCTCCTGCATTATCCGAGAGACTGAAGCATTGGTCTCACCGTCCGGATCAGGTAGATCGTTACCATTCCAAACCGGGTCCAAGGATAGAAAGGGTACACTAGGTACTGTGGAATGCCGCCCAAGCGACCAAGAAAGGCTTCTACGGGATAATCAGAGAGGCTCCAGCCTACAAACGTGGAGTAATTCTCCATACCTGTCCATAAATACGCACTGCTGCCAAACATCCCGTGCCACCTGGTTCCCCCTATCTGACCCGGACAGATTCCTCTCTGAGCGGTCGAGGCCAATGCTCAGGGCAATCCGCACAGCCGAACCCAGCGCCATCCACGTCTGCTGTAGGTTCGGGGTACACTGAAGATATCTGGTCAGGAGAAGCAGGCATTGAACGATCTCCAATGAGCCTGCTTGCCAGAGGACAACCTCCGGATCCAACAGATGCCAGGCTCGAAGAAAGAATATTTGACTGGCACTATTTCTCTGTTCCGAAGAGATGGATTCCTGTAACTGGGTAGACAAAGCAAATACAAGGTTGAGCGTGCAAATAAAGATTTGTTCATCGTATTCCATCTCGCTACCGTCAAATAGTGCCTGATAGGCGGCACTAAAGGATCTCTGATCAAGTAGTGGTTCCAGAGGGTCGAGACATTGCCAGTACAGGCTCAACAAGCGGTCTGCATGCTTGCGAGGGGGTAGGACATTATCCGCGGGACTTACAGCGAGATCAGTAGTACGCGAAAGAGACAATAAGCCGAATAACGGGGCGTCTGCCAGAAGAATAGGGCACCGCTTTTTGGCGGACGGTCGCCCCAATCTTTCATGCACAGCAGCCTTGATCTCAAAAGAGAATTCTCCTGGAATACCGGGGGCATCAGTGCCAAAAGTGTCGACGACTTCGGATTGCCCCAAAGGCATTTGAGCAGACGTAACAGAAGCCGGGAGTTGTGGAGATGCCGCAGCTGATGAAAGAGGGTCGTTGGCAGGACTTCTACGACGGGCTGACGCCGAGATGTAAGTGCATCGTTCTTGGAGGTCTCTGGTCCTTAGACACCTTCCACACGCTGGAATGCGGATCATTAGCATTTGCAACTTCGGGGCAGAATAAATCTAGCGGAGGCTACAGGTAAAAAGAGGATGGGAGCACCTGGACGCAGACCGTCACACTTGACCTTGCGACGACGACACGTCGCGCAGGCAAGGACGGTTTTGTATCGCCTGTGTCGTAGGGAGGCATGCGGCTTGGCTGGGGAAACCGAGGACATAATGCCAAATCGTCCTTCACTGAGAGGCTCGACAGGCTTGTCATACGCCGAGCTGCAGTGCTACCGTCGGATAGTCCAGGACTCTTGGGTTGGACGATGTGAAGAGCATGAGAGCAGGAACAGAAGACAGTGGAGAGATGCACCTTGCAACTTCCATGCACCAATGGAGTAACATCACATCTCTCCCCAGATTGGCTGGGATACAACCAATCATGGGCCATTCCGACCTACCCAGGCCTGATACCTACCATGCCGAGCTGCATGGGTTATAGTCCAATACATTTTCTCTTACGTGGTTTGCCCTTTTGTCTGTCTCCAGCACGCACTGCCAAGTTTGGAATAGCCGCTCTGCAGCAAGCACCCATCAGGTGGTATACGCTCGAAAGCTCGGTCTTTGCTCCCGAGTGCACGGGATGAAAAAAGGCACCTCGGAACGGCCTACAGTTGGCTGGCTGCAAGCAGGCCTTGTCTCGTTTGATTCAGCATTGTTGTCGGCCTCTAGGAGTTTACCATAACATACCACAATTGCATGAAGGTATTTGCAGGCATCATGCCCACTTACATGTGAATTCCGAGGGCGAACCCGGCTGTGTCTGGGAGCCAGGTTCGGCTTTGTTCATCTATATCTCTAACTGGTCCGCTTGGGTATCATCCACAGCTATATTCACAGCTAAAGTCATCTCTCGCAGTCAACCACACACAGATCAATCATGGCTGAGAACGCTCTTTCCAGCCCCAAACGCTACATAACcgagaatgatgatgagggcAACTCCTTTTTCTCGAATACCCTCAGCGGGTCCCTTCCTGTTGTGAACGATCTCGGCGGAGCTCTCGCACGTCTGGGCTATACTACAGATAGACCACCCGTGGTACTCACCAACGGCAACGACCTCAAGCTCTACGAGACATCGCTCAAGGAGCTACCTCCACTGGTGACTCCGGGGGGCGGTGCCAATGTTTGGTATATCGACACGCCTCCAGACTCGGAAAGTCCCATGCATCGGACCGTGAGCCTGGACTTTGTCATCCAGATCGCCGGCGAGATCGAGCTTATCCTGTCCTCTGGTGAAACGCGCATCATCAGGCCCGGGGACCTGACAATTCAGCGATCTACTCTGCACAAATGGCGGAACCCGAGCAAGACACAGTGGTCTCGTATGGTTGGCGTCATGTCGGAGTGTCACCCTGTGGTCACTAAGAATGGAACTCTGGGAGAGGATTTTCCCAAAAATTGAGTAATGAATGGGATAGGGGAACAGGAAGGCATTAAGTAGCAGCCGGAAATTACATTGTTCGATTTCGAAGGGTGTTGTTTCAAGACAGCAACAAGGTATGCTATACTTGGTTTTCCAATGGAAATCTGATGCCTCAGAGTATGACTCTTTTGTGATTTCTCAGCCGCCAAGCCAATATCGTAATGTACCTTGCCATGAATGATGGTGTCTTTTATAGCTCAAATGAGGTGCTAGGTGGCGGCAGATCACAGCCAGTTTGCTTTCCATCGTATTAGTATTAGAAGGCTGATGCTTGGGATGATGGGATATTTGTAATTCCAAGACAGGGGCAGCCAGATGACTTGTCATTCGAAGCCTGAAACGCCGTACTTCCCTGAAGAAGACTACATATTCCACCAAGTCCACTGTCAATTCTATGCCAGATGTGGCTTGCGTTACGATGGGGCTTTTCTTCGGCCTCATCAATTTCCCGTGAGCAAGTCTGTATAGTAACATGCAGTGTCTTTTCGTGTCACCTCAGAATCTCACCCCTGTGACATGAGTCCATTTTATTGTCGAGTCCTAAGCTCGGCTCAAGCATACAGTGTGCAGGTGGAGACACTATACTTTCGAAATAGCATTGAAAGAGTCCTCTGAGCACTCTACAAGTATGATAGCCATGAACCTATATGTTCATGCAACCTGTTTTGTAGACCGTCTATCAATCGGGCGTGGGAACAGAGTACAGCAAGCCCAGCGAGGTTCGATGCAACCTTAGGCTTGCTGAGATCGGCTTTCTGTACGGAGCAACTGCGATGCTCATCCTCCGAAACACTTTTCCACGCAGGGTTCTCCTATTCTCGGACATTGCAAATCGTGATTCATTCCCTTGGACTCCGCTTCCTTCCATACACTCGGAACTTCAGGAAAACCTAGACTCAACTCGGTCCGGAACCTGTGGATCAGGATGAAACATGCATGGCACCTGCGTGGATACGAATAAATGCGCAATGAGGCACTAGGCCCGCGTTTGCATTCTTTATGTTACCATGAACTACGCAAAATGTGGAAACGACTTGCGATCCATGTC of Aspergillus fumigatus Af293 chromosome 2, whole genome shotgun sequence contains these proteins:
- a CDS encoding Zn(II)2Cys6 transcription factor, yielding MQNSRLRLLPLYRYLYRDTQGRHGTMRRAHTKSRTGCRTCKTRRIRCDETWPSCKRCTSTGRRCDGPSLTKTSPVAVSFTQIWTLTSTVRMRQFPRLWEESEQDARYVQYFIERLSRDMPGCGGEYAAWRALMIQAMHQEIAIRRGVVALSALMQEQLENGSVGIHGFDAPPRSSRYLFGLKKYGKALASLQELIMEMGNDRYLTQVALLCGIVCIWFEILMRDYLAGLSHLEMCLKIVLNVGPLGNIDSDIQRAYARMDMQASLYVGIRTPVTVPEEMPPIPYVFDSFNQAETCLMEEYARVIHFYRNGGNFYRTYQPDGVPLELVAYTQTLQSRLELWKSAFGYSYSCQKAQGSPQTSARASLLLIQYYIALVTVSTSVYAEETLYDRFLDAFKRILSLVRTSNACCQSTVATSLVGVPIKMGVIYPLYFVATKCRDSAVRQEAIDLLSSAPCPDVVWEAPILTAVSRRAKEIEELGLDENEPIPEFKRLHGLGWGIDYETRQVSVQFRRRPNGMDGEWDEWKECLSW
- a CDS encoding RTA1 domain-containing protein, coding for MPTPSTQVSAPMPTITAPCTLDTCPLDWALVRYMPSLPGNALYLALFLIMLVVQIYQGLRSRTWSYLACMTGGLLLEVVGYGGRLMLHSNPFNFSAFLQYLICLTIGPAFITAAIYLCFGRVIIVYGEGFSRIKSRTYAIIFVTCDLLCLILQAAGGAVTATAGRDQDGLRHTGINIMITGLAAQVASLGAFMALALDYLWRLRRHRQSQSCVFSVGGCWQWRGFLWGIGIATFLIFIRSIFRTAELNGGFSSDLANDEVAFMILEGASMVIACGGMSIFHPGMSLKGHWKDPMSCPLKTQQDEGHFLAETGQGNRH
- a CDS encoding transcription factor domain-containing protein is translated as MPPYDTGDTKPSLPARRVVVARSSVTVCVQVLPSSFYLDLQERCTYISASARRRSPANDPLSSAAASPQLPASVTSAQMPLGQSEVVDTFGTDAPGIPGEFSFEIKAAVHERLGRPSAKKRCPILLADAPLFGLLSLSRTTDLAVSPADNVLPPRKHADRLLSLYWQCLDPLEPLLDQRSFSAAYQALFDGSEMEYDEQIFICTLNLVFALSTQLQESISSEQRNSASQIFFLRAWHLLDPEVVLWQAGSLEIVQCLLLLTRYLQCTPNLQQTWMALGSAVRIALSIGLDRSERNLSGSDRGNQVARDVWQQCVFMDRSLSWSLGRHSTVPSVPFLSLDPVWNGNDLPDPDGETNASVSRIMQELNKITGYIGLSQVLTGSSAAARQDFLLPTQAGPGAVLQIDECLTRLENRLPPVPYNMTKGETANPFDGRLILLRLRLAHTRIVFLRPVIARLCLSYLQTQKVSPPAETSIGDRILETCATLCVDNAQKLIMLVQECSRPDKTGLIPWWYRVFYIYIAMQHLIAAMLRPDLFGTVVPESWNTAVSVLSAHERLSPSVRRCLNKLQMMWQTVIDIQSPPTHEAAPSSMDYNTGLQDVFGYLGFDAQMPLFGLDDPAWLDNVDWTPWPS
- a CDS encoding cupin domain-containing protein; amino-acid sequence: MAENALSSPKRYITENDDEGNSFFSNTLSGSLPVVNDLGGALARLGYTTDRPPVVLTNGNDLKLYETSLKELPPLVTPGGGANVWYIDTPPDSESPMHRTVSLDFVIQIAGEIELILSSGETRIIRPGDLTIQRSTLHKWRNPSKTQWSRMVGVMSECHPVVTKNGTLGEDFPKN